In Coleofasciculus chthonoplastes PCC 7420, a single genomic region encodes these proteins:
- a CDS encoding glutaredoxin — MMVKSYRRLILSFIIMVGLVFVTSFQSVAQARDDVVDVYFFHSKTCPHCLEQKPLMTYIDQHNKNVEVTSLEVNDNPKEWQEFQKARGISSGAVPRTVVEDKMFIGYSEAEGPLEYIPVHQGYIGYKNQIIAAIETAVGSPINLPKTDQTTQQQTSPPWQVFLIPFWYLCSYPFLKDQLEKRQGKRYWIGGLLATTIISLFVFLALTPDAVIKTFAQGLPFPLFVSTIALADGFNPCAFTVLVILLSLLTYTRSRKDMTLVGTTFIITSAVMYFIFIMLMVLAGSVFLENYGVRFMQILGILITGAGLINIKDYFWFKKSISLSLSEKQQSTINKRAGKIVRNLRNAKGDRKMFLAALAGTVLLAVFVNIVELGCTAILPAVYMTALLQYCSDTIGLCHISWTALYAAIYIMPLLAILGNFIYSFKSTRLTENQGRVLKLVGGLFMLFFGLAMIFKPQLLTLG, encoded by the coding sequence ATGATGGTTAAATCTTACCGCAGACTGATCCTGTCCTTTATCATCATGGTTGGTCTGGTATTCGTGACCTCCTTTCAATCCGTTGCTCAGGCTAGGGATGATGTCGTCGATGTCTATTTCTTCCACAGCAAAACCTGCCCCCATTGCCTTGAGCAAAAGCCGTTAATGACTTATATCGATCAACACAATAAAAATGTTGAGGTTACGTCGCTTGAGGTTAACGACAATCCCAAGGAATGGCAGGAATTCCAAAAAGCCCGGGGAATCTCGTCCGGTGCGGTTCCCAGGACTGTGGTTGAGGACAAAATGTTCATTGGCTATAGTGAAGCAGAAGGACCTTTGGAATACATTCCAGTTCATCAAGGGTATATCGGCTACAAAAACCAAATTATTGCAGCGATAGAAACAGCCGTCGGATCTCCAATCAATTTACCCAAAACTGATCAAACGACTCAGCAACAAACCAGCCCCCCGTGGCAGGTCTTTTTAATCCCGTTCTGGTATCTATGTAGTTATCCGTTTTTGAAAGACCAGCTTGAGAAACGACAAGGTAAACGCTATTGGATTGGCGGGTTGCTGGCAACAACGATCATCAGTCTATTTGTATTTCTTGCTCTCACCCCTGATGCTGTAATTAAAACCTTTGCCCAAGGGCTTCCCTTCCCCCTATTTGTCTCTACCATTGCCCTTGCCGATGGCTTTAACCCCTGTGCGTTCACCGTTTTAGTCATTCTGCTGTCGTTACTCACCTATACCCGCAGTCGCAAGGATATGACCTTGGTGGGGACAACCTTTATTATCACATCAGCGGTGATGTATTTTATCTTTATCATGCTGATGGTCTTGGCGGGTTCAGTCTTCCTAGAAAACTATGGCGTTCGATTTATGCAAATTCTGGGAATTCTGATTACCGGGGCAGGTTTGATCAATATCAAGGATTATTTTTGGTTCAAAAAATCTATCTCCCTATCCCTCTCAGAAAAACAACAGTCAACGATCAATAAACGAGCGGGAAAGATCGTCAGAAACCTGAGAAATGCTAAAGGCGATCGCAAGATGTTTCTCGCTGCATTAGCGGGGACGGTTCTATTAGCCGTCTTTGTCAATATTGTCGAACTGGGTTGTACAGCGATTCTGCCTGCTGTTTACATGACGGCGCTGTTACAGTACTGCTCAGATACAATTGGCTTGTGTCATATCTCGTGGACAGCGTTGTATGCCGCGATTTACATTATGCCGCTGTTGGCTATTTTAGGCAACTTTATCTATTCGTTTAAGTCCACTCGACTCACTGAAAACCAAGGGAGAGTACTGAAACTGGTTGGCGGACTCTTTATGCTATTCTTTGGTCTGGCGATGATCTTTAAACCCCAGTTACTAACCCTGGGCTAA
- a CDS encoding HAD-IB family phosphatase, which yields MQRVVFCDFDGTITAVETFAGMLKDFAPEVSAQVMPELYAKRLTLREGVRRVLESIPSSRYPDILTYTQSKPIRPGLVELLDFLDDRGVPFVVVSGGLRGMVETVLGRQKRGGTSLLERVAAVYAVDLDTSGDYLQPLSEFEGDSELVAKVQVMAQHPADEQIAIGDSVTDFNMALHASVVFARDRLSQYLDERQKPYLPWNDFFEVRQHLSQLWGDS from the coding sequence ATGCAGCGAGTTGTCTTTTGTGACTTCGACGGTACGATTACGGCAGTAGAAACCTTTGCCGGGATGTTAAAGGATTTTGCGCCTGAGGTATCTGCCCAAGTGATGCCCGAACTTTACGCTAAACGGCTAACCCTACGGGAAGGTGTGCGCCGCGTCCTAGAATCAATTCCGTCCTCTCGATATCCAGATATCCTCACCTATACCCAATCTAAACCGATTCGCCCCGGTTTAGTGGAATTACTCGATTTTCTGGACGATCGCGGCGTACCGTTTGTGGTGGTTTCCGGGGGATTGCGCGGTATGGTGGAGACGGTGTTGGGTCGCCAAAAGCGGGGAGGAACGTCGCTGCTAGAACGAGTGGCGGCGGTTTATGCTGTAGATCTGGATACCAGTGGTGACTATCTCCAGCCCTTGTCCGAGTTTGAGGGGGATAGCGAATTAGTTGCCAAAGTTCAAGTGATGGCACAACACCCAGCAGACGAACAGATTGCGATCGGCGATTCGGTAACGGATTTTAACATGGCATTGCACGCCTCTGTCGTCTTCGCCCGCGATCGCCTCAGCCAATATCTCGATGAACGTCAAAAGCCTTACTTACCCTGGAATGACTTTTTTGAGGTGCGTCAACACCTATCCCAGCTTTGGGGAGATAGCTAA
- a CDS encoding class I SAM-dependent methyltransferase, with protein MTNLWTSADHALSYLERSDNLPHRTEGEAVVLEEVPKTVKRILDLGTGDGRLLALLKIDRPYVESIAIDFSPTMLDAAKQRFAGDETVKIIAHDLDHPLPELGIFDAIVSSFAIHHLTHERKYSLYAELFNVLEPGGIFCNLEHVASPTPALHEHFRACMGIADKPDDPSNKLLDVETQLKWLREIGYTDVDCYWKWLELALLIGRKPNTTEKQ; from the coding sequence ATGACAAATCTCTGGACATCGGCTGACCATGCGCTATCTTATTTAGAGCGATCGGATAATCTCCCCCATCGCACTGAAGGTGAAGCTGTTGTCTTAGAAGAGGTTCCTAAAACCGTCAAACGTATCCTCGATTTAGGTACTGGAGATGGACGCCTTTTGGCACTGCTGAAAATTGACCGCCCCTATGTCGAGAGTATCGCGATCGATTTTTCGCCCACAATGCTTGATGCTGCCAAACAGCGCTTTGCTGGGGATGAGACGGTAAAAATCATCGCCCATGATTTAGATCATCCCTTGCCCGAGTTAGGTATATTTGACGCGATCGTTTCTAGCTTTGCCATTCATCACCTAACTCATGAACGCAAGTATTCCCTTTATGCTGAACTCTTTAACGTGCTAGAACCCGGTGGTATTTTTTGTAACTTAGAACACGTCGCCTCTCCCACACCAGCACTCCATGAACATTTCCGCGCTTGCATGGGGATTGCTGACAAACCAGATGATCCCTCGAATAAATTATTGGATGTAGAAACTCAACTGAAATGGCTACGAGAAATTGGTTATACTGATGTCGATTGTTATTGGAAATGGCTGGAACTGGCGCTTCTGATTGGTAGAAAACCGAATACAACAGAAAAGCAATAG
- a CDS encoding PEP-CTERM sorting domain-containing protein (PEP-CTERM proteins occur, often in large numbers, in the proteomes of bacteria that also encode an exosortase, a predicted intramembrane cysteine proteinase. The presence of a PEP-CTERM domain at a protein's C-terminus predicts cleavage within the sorting domain, followed by covalent anchoring to some some component of the (usually Gram-negative) cell surface. Many PEP-CTERM proteins exhibit an unusual sequence composition that includes large numbers of potential glycosylation sites. Expression of one such protein has been shown restore the ability of a bacterium to form floc, a type of biofilm.): MNIQSLGFSVNGFTAAGVVLTTILTTLPTPVQAITLVTQRTALNGNDSVEWSSLGKVFPAAVLPSSFDATSEVGLGLKVQIPPPTPGITPPLVFQTLPPPHGIPTNFAPGDFILFTGLNPAIFPSPGNPGSLTITFDTPVKGAGTQIAVDDTFSFTAFVTAFDANDTLLGSFSVPGTSSIELDNSAAFLGILSDKPNIKRVVYSTSESDRAFAINTLSLNTVPVPEPSSLAALALLGLGALTRACWVSFLNPTYKDDK, encoded by the coding sequence ATGAACATTCAATCCCTAGGTTTTTCCGTCAACGGCTTCACGGCTGCCGGAGTCGTATTGACGACAATCCTTACCACCCTACCTACACCAGTTCAAGCCATCACCTTAGTCACTCAACGCACAGCCTTAAACGGGAATGACTCTGTTGAATGGTCAAGTTTAGGCAAAGTCTTTCCTGCGGCTGTCTTACCAAGTTCCTTTGACGCCACCTCGGAGGTGGGCTTAGGGCTAAAGGTGCAAATCCCACCGCCTACACCTGGCATTACGCCGCCATTAGTCTTTCAAACCTTGCCCCCACCCCATGGCATCCCCACCAATTTTGCTCCCGGCGATTTTATCTTGTTTACAGGCTTAAACCCAGCTATTTTTCCTTCTCCTGGTAATCCGGGTTCATTAACTATTACCTTTGATACCCCTGTCAAAGGTGCTGGAACTCAGATTGCTGTAGATGATACGTTTTCCTTCACCGCATTTGTCACTGCCTTTGATGCCAACGATACCTTACTCGGCAGTTTCTCAGTACCTGGAACATCCTCAATAGAGTTAGATAATTCAGCCGCGTTTCTTGGTATACTCAGCGACAAACCGAATATCAAGCGCGTCGTTTATAGCACGTCTGAGTCAGATCGCGCCTTTGCAATCAACACACTCAGCCTGAATACAGTCCCTGTTCCTGAACCCAGTAGTCTCGCTGCGCTGGCACTTTTGGGCTTGGGTGCATTAACCCGCGCTTGTTGGGTTTCGTTCCTCAACCCAACCTACAAAGATGACAAATGA
- a CDS encoding protein kinase domain-containing protein translates to MIGTRLRGRYEIIQPLGRGGFGETYLARDRDLPGHPYCVVKQLKPQVANPSVLEASRRLFDTEARVLYQLGNHDQIPQLLAHFEDNQQFYLVQEHIEGDDLRHELAAGRRLDEMQAIRLVWDILEILNIVHQHQVIHRDIKPSNLIRRAADGKIILIDFGTVKRVSTATSSPTEVTIAIGTPGYMPPEQCAGKPRFSSDIHAVGMLGIQALTGVLPHHLPTDPKTGEILWRDQVAEASRFHDILAKMVCQDIRDRYDNVREVLDAIAALPSSATIPLPSQTLPRPKRTVNSLPSQLQTQRTLAAIAFTDGVGFSARMSADEEHTLDLIHRDLELMRQLCQQFSGQTIKSTGDGLLMYFPSAVLAVDCAIEIQKSLAQAAQRLSENDIILHRIGIHLGDVFVSEGDVMGNGVNIAARLEGKAQPGGICISQIVYDLVKNHLQLPTTFLGDLSLKNITDPVPSYLIQPVSSENRTYSPQSSPSKPQPKQTRQDVQFRHILLNKVRNYWIKGVLETSLHGRVLIELGLEERLDLVERPWELVWEGSGEFQQTLLPGIKVSEKFLAMGEGRSLLILGEPGSGKTTTLLELTRDLLDQADVDSNHPIPVVFNLSSWTGGKQTIADWLVNELHTKYQVSKDIGQTWIDSGELLLLLDGLDEVSITLREACVTAINQFTSEHGTTELVVCSRIRDYQALQQRLNLQAAICLQPLTLVQIDRYLNSAGTQLTVVRQVLRSDSTLQDLAQSPLMLSIITLAYQGISLDELPQRSGLDDWRKHLFDRYIQRMFKRRRGQVKYNQEQVINWLIWLAKRMYQNSETVFLIERLQPSWLNTKAQKWLYSLGVGLIGGLIMGLGGGLNVELMFWREITLLAGLIMGLGGGLMAGLIVALVMNQIEPVETLKWSWVKAKRNIVPGLRIGLTVGLIFGFSSGLIFWLITPSQGAIIEGITYGLSGIGTGLIFVLLRGLTGGGIETSTVPNQGIWQSAQNTLIFALIGVVAMVGLAQIVGLPILFGAVIGLLFGLFSPAGIACIQHFTLRLVLYFSGCIPWNYARFLDYATQQIFLQKVGGGYIFIHRLLLEHFAQIERKM, encoded by the coding sequence ATGATTGGGACACGACTACGGGGGCGCTATGAAATTATCCAACCTTTGGGGCGTGGGGGTTTTGGCGAAACCTACCTGGCACGCGATCGCGATTTACCTGGACATCCTTATTGTGTGGTTAAGCAACTGAAGCCGCAGGTGGCAAATCCCTCTGTATTAGAGGCGTCTCGCCGCCTATTTGATACCGAGGCGCGGGTTTTGTATCAATTGGGCAATCATGACCAAATTCCTCAGCTTTTAGCCCATTTTGAAGATAATCAGCAATTTTATTTAGTTCAAGAACATATTGAAGGGGATGATTTACGTCACGAGTTAGCGGCTGGACGCCGATTGGATGAGATGCAGGCGATCCGGTTAGTCTGGGATATCTTAGAAATCTTAAACATTGTTCATCAACATCAGGTTATTCATCGGGATATTAAACCCTCTAATTTAATTCGACGGGCAGCGGATGGCAAGATTATTTTAATTGACTTTGGCACAGTTAAACGGGTAAGTACGGCGACAAGTTCCCCAACAGAAGTGACGATTGCTATTGGTACACCCGGTTATATGCCTCCCGAACAATGTGCGGGAAAACCGCGTTTTAGTAGCGATATTCATGCGGTGGGAATGTTGGGGATTCAAGCCTTAACTGGCGTATTACCGCATCACTTGCCCACCGATCCGAAAACGGGTGAGATACTGTGGCGAGATCAGGTGGCAGAAGCCTCACGTTTTCATGACATTTTAGCGAAAATGGTGTGTCAGGATATCCGCGATCGCTATGACAATGTGAGAGAAGTATTAGACGCGATCGCCGCCTTACCATCTAGTGCGACAATCCCCTTACCTAGCCAGACTTTACCTCGTCCCAAGAGAACTGTAAACAGCTTACCGTCTCAGCTTCAGACTCAGCGCACCCTAGCCGCGATCGCGTTTACCGATGGTGTGGGTTTTAGTGCCAGAATGTCGGCGGATGAAGAACACACTCTGGACTTAATTCACCGGGATTTAGAGTTAATGCGGCAATTATGTCAGCAGTTTTCTGGACAGACGATTAAGTCTACTGGGGATGGCTTGTTGATGTATTTTCCCAGTGCGGTTCTGGCGGTGGATTGTGCGATTGAAATTCAGAAATCCCTGGCTCAAGCTGCCCAAAGGTTATCAGAGAATGACATTATTTTACATCGGATTGGTATTCACTTAGGTGATGTCTTTGTCAGTGAAGGCGATGTCATGGGTAATGGGGTGAATATTGCCGCCCGTTTAGAAGGGAAGGCACAACCGGGAGGAATTTGCATTTCTCAGATTGTTTATGATTTGGTCAAAAATCATTTACAGTTACCCACCACATTTTTAGGCGATCTGTCGTTAAAAAATATTACTGACCCCGTACCCAGTTATTTAATTCAACCTGTATCCTCAGAAAATAGAACCTATTCACCCCAAAGTTCTCCGTCTAAACCCCAACCGAAACAGACACGCCAGGATGTACAGTTTCGCCATATATTACTCAATAAAGTGAGAAACTATTGGATCAAAGGCGTATTAGAAACCTCGTTACATGGTCGCGTCTTAATTGAACTAGGCTTAGAAGAACGTCTCGATTTAGTCGAACGCCCTTGGGAATTGGTTTGGGAGGGTTCCGGGGAGTTCCAGCAAACCCTATTACCGGGAATTAAAGTCAGTGAGAAGTTTCTAGCGATGGGCGAGGGGCGATCGCTCTTAATTTTAGGGGAACCGGGAAGTGGCAAAACCACGACGCTTTTAGAATTAACTCGCGATCTATTGGATCAAGCAGACGTTGATAGTAATCATCCGATTCCTGTGGTCTTTAATTTATCCTCTTGGACGGGGGGTAAGCAAACCATTGCTGACTGGTTAGTTAACGAACTGCATACCAAATATCAAGTATCGAAAGATATTGGTCAAACCTGGATTGATTCCGGAGAACTGTTACTTTTATTAGATGGGTTGGACGAAGTAAGTATTACATTAAGAGAGGCTTGTGTTACCGCCATCAATCAATTTACTAGCGAACATGGCACAACTGAACTCGTGGTTTGTAGTCGAATTCGGGATTATCAAGCCCTACAGCAGCGTTTGAATTTACAAGCCGCCATTTGTCTGCAACCGCTTACCTTAGTCCAAATTGATCGCTATCTAAACAGTGCTGGGACGCAACTTACAGTAGTGCGCCAAGTGTTGCGATCAGATAGCACCTTACAAGACTTAGCCCAATCCCCGTTGATGTTAAGTATTATCACCCTGGCGTATCAGGGAATATCCCTGGATGAGTTACCGCAAAGGAGTGGTTTAGACGACTGGCGCAAGCATTTATTTGATCGGTACATTCAGCGGATGTTTAAGCGCAGGCGGGGTCAAGTCAAGTATAACCAAGAGCAGGTAATTAACTGGTTAATTTGGCTGGCAAAACGAATGTACCAAAACTCAGAAACCGTATTTTTAATTGAGCGATTACAGCCGAGTTGGTTAAACACTAAAGCGCAAAAATGGCTTTATTCTCTAGGAGTCGGTTTAATCGGTGGATTAATTATGGGGTTAGGTGGGGGGCTGAATGTCGAGCTTATGTTTTGGCGGGAAATTACTCTATTAGCAGGATTAATTATGGGACTCGGCGGCGGGTTGATGGCGGGGTTAATTGTCGCGTTAGTTATGAATCAGATTGAACCCGTGGAAACGTTGAAATGGTCATGGGTAAAAGCAAAACGAAATATAGTACCGGGGTTGCGAATTGGGTTAACCGTAGGATTAATATTTGGTTTCAGCAGTGGACTCATTTTCTGGCTGATTACGCCGAGTCAGGGGGCGATAATTGAGGGGATAACTTATGGATTAAGTGGTATAGGAACGGGATTAATTTTCGTCTTATTGCGTGGATTAACGGGGGGCGGAATTGAGACAAGTACAGTTCCCAACCAAGGGATATGGCAATCGGCACAAAATACCTTAATTTTTGCTTTAATTGGGGTAGTTGCTATGGTAGGTTTGGCGCAAATCGTGGGACTACCGATTTTATTTGGTGCTGTGATTGGATTGCTGTTTGGGTTATTTTCACCTGCGGGGATTGCTTGCATTCAGCATTTTACGTTACGGTTAGTGCTTTATTTCAGTGGTTGTATTCCCTGGAATTATGCGCGATTTCTGGATTATGCGACGCAGCAGATTTTTTTACAGAAGGTGGGAGGAGGGTATATTTTTATTCACCGATTGTTGTTGGAACATTTTGCTCAGATAGAGCGAAAAATGTAA
- a CDS encoding GAF domain-containing sensor histidine kinase → MGIQKPDGTLTEFSVNSKPLFHSNPTRPNPARTSVVDTPSKPVEAQLNEREDRFRASFEQATVGIKHVSTDGKVIQVNPKFCQIVGYTREQVLTRTWQDLTHPDDWASDRAIMELLLAGTLDCHCQQKRYRHQDGSIVWVQITLSLVRTPQGDPKYFLLVVQDMSARQTAELALRPEEPWREKSRREALLNRLSTQIRNSLDIDTILETTVLEIRQLLRIDRCQFIRYHTEQTPAYWKVVTEDRESQLPDLTDCYWADTNTVLTQQILHLDIVRIDTVETVSDPLLQEFMRSLDYQSLLLIPLETPSGITGIISCSHTQQTRPWTDSEVELLQAVISQLLMALQQAELYAASCRATEHARKQAAQLSKTLHDLQRTQSQLIQSEKMSSLGQLVAGIAHEINNPVNFIYGNLIYAQEYYQDLIALVQLYRTAYPNPPAVIKERIDSIDLDFILTDFAKLQYSMKVGAERIREIVQSLRTFSRLDESGRKTIDIHSGIESALMILQYRLKEKPGAAGICVIKEYEKLPPVDCWPGQLNQVFMNILTNAIDAIEDKENCDSSQTEADFSKDTVLFSPTITIRTGLSQTDSAHPSITDGLTEEHSRGEMDNSEPDNPYICIRIADNGIGMSPQTKKRLFDPFFTTKPVGLGTGLGLAVSYQIVVEKHGGKLWCNSTPEQGAEFVVEIPIRQPPHKR, encoded by the coding sequence ATGGGCATTCAAAAACCTGACGGCACCTTAACTGAGTTTAGCGTTAACTCAAAACCCTTGTTTCATTCCAATCCCACCCGACCCAATCCAGCTAGAACCTCTGTTGTGGACACTCCATCCAAACCTGTTGAGGCACAGCTAAATGAACGTGAAGACCGCTTCCGCGCTAGCTTTGAGCAAGCGACAGTTGGCATCAAACACGTATCGACGGATGGCAAAGTCATCCAGGTCAACCCTAAATTTTGTCAAATCGTTGGTTATACCCGTGAACAAGTTCTCACCCGCACCTGGCAAGACCTAACCCACCCTGATGACTGGGCAAGCGATCGCGCGATAATGGAGTTACTCTTAGCGGGGACTCTCGACTGTCACTGCCAACAAAAACGATACCGACACCAAGATGGCAGCATTGTCTGGGTGCAAATTACCCTATCCTTAGTGCGAACGCCTCAAGGAGATCCGAAATACTTTTTGCTCGTCGTTCAAGATATGAGCGCTCGTCAAACGGCTGAATTGGCGTTGCGGCCAGAAGAACCCTGGCGCGAAAAATCTCGCCGCGAAGCCTTGCTCAATCGCCTCTCGACGCAAATCCGCAATAGTTTAGACATAGATACGATTCTGGAAACAACGGTACTGGAAATCCGCCAGCTATTGCGAATCGATCGCTGTCAGTTTATCCGATATCATACTGAGCAAACGCCAGCTTATTGGAAAGTTGTCACAGAAGATCGAGAGTCTCAGCTTCCCGATTTGACAGATTGCTATTGGGCGGATACCAATACCGTTCTCACGCAGCAGATATTACATCTGGACATTGTGCGGATTGATACCGTTGAAACGGTGAGCGATCCATTATTGCAGGAATTTATGCGATCGCTCGACTATCAGTCTCTCTTGCTTATCCCCCTAGAAACCCCGTCCGGAATCACCGGGATTATCAGTTGCAGCCACACTCAGCAGACTCGCCCTTGGACAGATAGCGAAGTTGAACTCCTGCAAGCGGTGATTAGTCAACTGCTCATGGCGCTCCAACAGGCTGAACTTTACGCCGCTAGCTGTCGAGCCACAGAACACGCCCGCAAACAAGCCGCCCAATTATCAAAAACACTCCACGACTTGCAGCGCACCCAATCCCAGTTGATCCAAAGCGAAAAAATGTCCAGTTTGGGTCAGCTTGTGGCAGGTATTGCTCACGAAATCAATAATCCTGTCAATTTTATTTATGGCAATCTCATTTATGCCCAAGAATATTACCAAGACCTCATAGCGCTGGTGCAACTTTACCGCACCGCTTATCCTAATCCTCCAGCCGTTATTAAAGAGCGGATAGATAGCATCGATTTGGACTTTATTTTAACCGACTTTGCCAAACTTCAATATTCGATGAAAGTTGGCGCTGAACGGATTCGAGAAATTGTGCAATCGTTGCGGACATTTTCTCGTTTAGATGAGTCAGGGCGCAAGACAATAGACATTCATTCGGGTATTGAAAGTGCTTTGATGATTTTGCAATATCGACTCAAGGAGAAACCCGGAGCAGCAGGAATCTGTGTGATTAAAGAGTATGAAAAATTACCCCCAGTCGATTGTTGGCCCGGACAGTTAAATCAAGTTTTCATGAATATTTTGACGAATGCGATTGACGCGATCGAGGACAAGGAAAATTGCGATTCGTCTCAAACGGAGGCGGACTTTTCAAAGGATACTGTCTTATTTTCACCAACGATTACGATTCGTACAGGTCTTAGTCAAACGGACTCCGCACACCCCTCAATAACGGATGGTTTAACCGAGGAACACTCCAGGGGAGAAATGGATAATTCTGAACCGGACAATCCTTATATTTGTATCCGCATTGCAGATAATGGAATCGGGATGAGTCCACAGACCAAAAAACGGCTATTTGACCCCTTTTTTACTACAAAACCTGTAGGCTTAGGGACGGGGTTAGGGTTGGCGGTTAGTTACCAAATTGTTGTTGAAAAACATGGCGGTAAGCTGTGGTGTAATTCAACCCCTGAACAAGGGGCTGAGTTTGTGGTTGAGATTCCTATACGACAACCGCCGCATAAGCGCTGA
- the trpD gene encoding anthranilate phosphoribosyltransferase, giving the protein MIQTPINWSNLLQQILDGQSLSRDQAAQLMQGWLNEDIPPVLSGAILAAIQAKGVSPSELAGMAQVLQEQSLQQDAIDHKTPVIDTCGTGGDGASTFNISTAVAFVAAATGVRVAKHGNRSASSKVGSADVLEALGVNLSAPPEKVQSALDEVGVTFLFARGWHPAMKAVAPLRQTLKVRTVFNLLGPLVNPLRPTGQVIGVFDANVVSTVAHALKQMGIHQGIVLHGRENLDEAGLADETDLALLSDGGVRLSTLNPQQLGLTSAPTGALRGGDVADNVDILTNVLQGKGTAAQQDVVALNTSLALQVAGVVALEDHQAGIEQAKDILKSGAAWSKLEQLIQFLQN; this is encoded by the coding sequence ATGATCCAAACTCCTATCAACTGGTCTAACCTGCTGCAACAGATTCTCGACGGACAATCATTATCCCGTGACCAAGCCGCACAACTGATGCAGGGATGGCTCAACGAGGACATTCCGCCAGTGTTATCGGGGGCGATTCTGGCTGCGATTCAGGCAAAAGGCGTCTCTCCATCGGAATTGGCAGGAATGGCTCAAGTCTTGCAGGAGCAATCCTTACAGCAGGACGCCATTGACCATAAAACACCAGTTATTGATACCTGTGGCACAGGCGGCGATGGTGCATCCACCTTTAATATATCGACGGCGGTAGCTTTTGTCGCGGCGGCGACGGGTGTACGGGTTGCCAAACATGGGAATCGTTCAGCCTCCTCGAAAGTGGGTTCAGCCGATGTTTTGGAGGCGTTGGGCGTCAATTTATCTGCCCCACCAGAAAAAGTCCAGTCCGCATTGGACGAGGTGGGCGTGACGTTTCTCTTTGCCCGGGGATGGCATCCCGCCATGAAAGCGGTAGCCCCATTGCGACAAACTTTGAAGGTGCGGACAGTATTTAATCTGTTAGGACCGCTAGTCAATCCATTGCGCCCCACAGGTCAAGTGATTGGCGTATTTGACGCTAACGTGGTGTCAACAGTTGCCCATGCGTTAAAACAAATGGGAATTCATCAGGGAATTGTCCTACATGGACGAGAAAACCTAGATGAAGCGGGATTGGCTGACGAAACCGACTTGGCACTTTTATCCGATGGTGGGGTGCGACTGTCTACGCTGAATCCGCAACAGTTGGGCTTAACGTCAGCACCAACAGGGGCGTTGCGTGGCGGCGATGTGGCGGACAATGTGGACATTTTAACGAATGTTTTACAGGGGAAAGGAACCGCTGCCCAGCAGGATGTGGTGGCGTTAAATACCTCCTTAGCCTTGCAAGTGGCTGGGGTAGTGGCGTTAGAGGATCACCAAGCTGGGATTGAACAGGCAAAGGATATTCTCAAAAGTGGGGCGGCTTGGTCGAAATTGGAACAACTGATACAGTTCTTGCAGAATTAG
- a CDS encoding GNAT family N-acetyltransferase has product MSHITFKIVNYKEYSAAIQGVRRSVFHIEQGVDPSLDLDGKDETADHILAYVENQAVGTVRVRYLDHQTAKIERLAVLSDFRGRGIGKLLMEKSLEIAAKKQINTVLIHAQYYVKSLYLKLGFLPEGDRFEEAGISHVKMIKSIIS; this is encoded by the coding sequence ATGAGCCATATCACGTTCAAGATTGTTAATTATAAAGAATATTCAGCCGCTATTCAAGGAGTGAGACGCTCGGTTTTTCATATTGAACAAGGTGTTGATCCAAGTTTGGATTTGGATGGCAAAGATGAAACCGCCGATCATATTCTGGCGTATGTCGAGAATCAGGCTGTGGGAACCGTCAGGGTGAGATATTTGGATCATCAAACGGCTAAAATTGAACGCCTCGCTGTTTTATCTGATTTCCGAGGACGAGGAATCGGTAAGCTATTGATGGAAAAATCTCTAGAAATTGCTGCCAAAAAGCAAATCAATACAGTGCTTATTCATGCTCAATATTATGTGAAATCGCTGTATCTAAAACTTGGCTTTCTACCAGAGGGAGATAGATTTGAAGAAGCGGGTATTTCTCATGTGAAGATGATCAAATCAATCATTTCTTAG